A region of the Numenius arquata chromosome 2, bNumArq3.hap1.1, whole genome shotgun sequence genome:
TTGCACTCCCGTGAATCTGTGAACGCTGGGAACATTTCTTCGTATTTTTCAAGTGCaagctgaaagagagaagatAAGCGTCACACTCAGTTCATACAAAGccacttgctttttatttcagtttttgccTTCCAGTCCTAAAACCACACTTGGGAAAGTATTCACAGTAAATCCAATCGGATGCTGTGGCACTTCAAGCTTCAGTCCGTGCAGCTGCCGTGCAAATTCCTGTGCACACAAGAATGTGTCTCGGCCAGCAAAGGTTGATGAAGAGAGATGCGGAAAGTTTGGGGTAACCACTCTGAGCCCACTGACCTTCGCGTTCAGCTCATCCACGATGAAGTGGCACAGAGCAGCTTTGAAGAAATACTCTTTGGCGCTATACTTCAGCAAAGGATTATCCATCGTGTTTGTTCCAACCTGGGCACAAAAAGCTATTTGTTAGAGTTGGGCAAGAAAACCACCATCATTAAGAACTGAATTAAAAACAGGACAGCTGATTAAAATTACACACAGCACCATAATGCGAATGAAGCTCATAGAAGAAATGCCAGTGTCCGTACAAAAAGCTTTTGGGGAGCCAGACAGATTTTTAACGAATCCCAAGCGGGTCAGAAACCCGCAGGCAGCTGTGAGAGTGCGCTCGGGCAGCCCATCCTCCCAGGGAGCCGCTGCACCAGTTCAGGGGCACCACACCGGTACCTCACCGTGTTCCGCCTGATGCAGAAAGGGGAAAGCAAGTCAACTGGGTGAAAACCTCCTCCGATATTCACCctccagaagcagaaaagcagcactGCAAGTATTCCCATGTAAATACCTGGTACAAAGGCAGAGCGATCAAGTTTACAAATTTTGGGGGGATATTTTCTGCCAAACATTTGTAAATACGATCAAAAGtataataatatatttctttCCCCAGCCTTTCTCTAGAAACAAGAGAATTCAGGGAAAAAATGCCTTTGGTAAGCTAAAGCAACTCTTAAAAAGTAAGGAGCAAACCATGCCTCGTAAAGGCATAACCAGCCCCAAAAAATAAGTAAGAGTTGGAGCTTCTATAGGCCACGGCAATTTTGTGAGACTGACCCACTGACCCACTTTCCATTTTCAAGAGATTTTTGCCCCGTTGGCTGAAGAGCGCATCCTCACCTGCTCATAGATTTCTATCGCCTTCTGGTACTGCTCCAGCTGCGCGGCATAGGCAGCCACCTTCAGCAGACACTTGTTGGCCGAGCTACAATCAATTAGAGCATTGAAGTAATAAGTAATTGTGTCCTGGGGAAACACAAATCCATGCCCTGGTACCTCCAGGCACTACCTCCACTACTTAGCGTACATGAAAGTGGGACCCGAAAGCTGTAAATTaagggaattttcttttttaacagccaAAATTAAAACACACGGAAAGGCGTGAAGACCTTCAACTCAGCACAGACCTGGAGTCAGACACTGTTCGATTGCTCCGTGCTTCCTCTGCACCCAAAATGGCCACCCCAAACCAGACAAGGCTGCGTGCAGGATGAGAACCTCAAACAGAAATCTGCCTAAGGAGGACTTTGGAGGACTTTGAAGGGCTTTGAGGcttaggaaggacatggacctgttggaatgggtccagcggagggccacgaagatgatcagagggacggagcacctctcctgtgaagacaggctgagagagctggggttgttcagcctggagaagagaaggctccggggagacctcagagcagccttccaatatctgaagggagctacaggagagccggagagggactctttgtcaggagatgtagtgacaggacaaggggtaatggttttaaattggaagaggggagatttagattagatattaggaggaaattctttaccgtgaaggcggtgaagcactggaacaggttgcccagggaagctgtggatgccccatccctggaggtgttcaaggccaggctggatggggctttgagcaacctgctctagtggaggtgtccctgcccatggcaggggggttggaactccatgatctttaaggtcccttccaactctaaccattctatgattctatgacttgggcGTCCCACCAAAGGACATTTTAGAAGAGGCTGGCAGATGAGGTGTGTGAGCATGTGGGCCACCCAGGACAAATCCCCATCTCCAACCCTTCCCTGTTGTGACTCTTTTACAACGACCACTTGCCTGTTGGACTCCTCTCCTTTGTAATAGTCTGCAGCCTGCTCGTAGTGCGCAATCGCCTGGGGACAGAAACATCGCACTTGAATGCCACTTCTGAAGTACAATTTTTGGTCAGACCAGCACACAGTGACCGCATTCACAAAAGCTGTTCCATTCCACACCCAAAGGGAGCAGCGCTGCAGCACGCTGCGGGGTTCGCGGCAGAGCAAAGCACTGCCACACGTCCCCTGCACGCTCAAAACACAAGGCTGCCCTTGGAAATTTGACCGTGAACTTGTGAAGCGTCCCAAACTTCCGGTGCAGGTTTAATACAGGTGACACTACTCTAGTAACGCCTGCGAATATTTATCATCACGGCGTGACGAGGCTTCTGCCAGCTTTGCCACAATAGAATAAATCGCTCAACAGAACAGCCCGGACGCAGCGGGGCTTGATTTGCATGGGGCTGCTCGTGGAGAGGCGACACTGAAGTCATGAACAGAGACAGATGGGATCCAAAGAAGTGGAGCTGAGGAAGCAAATGATTGTCTAAAAAATAATACCTAGAAACCACGCATTTTTGTTCTGCAAACTTCAAGCAGATTTGCAGCCAGTTGAGCTGCTGCAGGATTCCTGCTCAGGGCCCCGGGCTATGGGAACGAGAGTCAATGCTGAAACGTAAACCAAAAGTAACAGCGGCTTCCTTTGGGTGCCTCAGAAAATAACTACAAAAACTGCCCCACAACTTCCCAAAGTGTTTTTCAGATGTGGTAAAACCACCACATCAGACAAGGTTTCTCCCCCGGGCATTTTGCCAGCCCTGCCGTACTGCTGCTCAGCAGAGCGGCAACACCAAGGAGTCAGGGCTGCCCCGTGAGAGACGCGTGCTGGGGAAACCATCCTTCGCCCTGGTAACACTCACTTCAAGTTACGGGGTGACTGGCACCTACGTAAAGGAGCCTGGTGGCTGGATGAGAGATGGGTTTTTATCAGCCGGCGCTGCTCTGGCCGGGGAAGGGAATGCAGCTGCCGCAgcacctgcagagcagcaccagcagcgcCTGGCACCCTCACCTTTTCAATGTCTACCAGCTCAGCCTCGTAGATCTCCGCAATGGTGATGTGGTGCTTGGCAGCGATGGTGAACCGCCCCTAGAGAAGGCAGAGGTTGAACGTGAGACAGGGGCTCCCCCTCCACCCAGCACACACAGCAC
Encoded here:
- the NAPB gene encoding beta-soluble NSF attachment protein isoform X4, which encodes MLGTLTKKQIHKGRFTIAAKHHITIAEIYEAELVDIEKAIAHYEQAADYYKGEESNSSANKCLLKVAAYAAQLEQYQKAIEIYEQVGTNTMDNPLLKYSAKEYFFKAALCHFIVDELNAKLALEKYEEMFPAFTDSRECKLLKKLLEAHEEQNCEAYTEAVKEFDSISRLDQWLTTMLLRIKKSIQGEGDGDLK